The following is a genomic window from Pseudophryne corroboree isolate aPseCor3 chromosome 3, aPseCor3.hap2, whole genome shotgun sequence.
gactaaaaatcacagagaaaaatacacactgagtatatcctgtgaactacctataataaattataaacctgacgcacttagccccctcaggttatagaatataggtgtAACCCCCCTTTCCTGGATTAAATTATCCGTTGTTTCACACCTTAatgtagtgcctccacccaaatatTTCTCTTCTTCATTAAGCATGAAAAAGGCTAAGGGTATATTTGGGAACACCCTGTAATACCGTTCAATGTAAATACCTAAATTAATTTAACTATCCCCTACTCATATCCTAATCTTTCTTTATTAACAGGTTACTACCTATTGATGACTGGTAGACAATTCGTCTCCACTTCAAGGAATCAGGTAAGTTAGGTTGAGGTCATACATAAATTTATTGTACTACATTGCATCATAGCACCACAATGGTGCACTCATAAATTTTGTATTATAATAATGAGATAAAACATTTCATAACTATAACTTTTATCTCTATCAATATATTTATATTCACACCAATAAATTATAGCatatacaatacatatataattatttataGTAATATTTCTCTATACGTCTACCCTTAATGTCCACAATAAGATATAGTCCGAATAGTTACTGGACTCCTCTTCTCAAATAAGTTTGTTTAGTAGACTAGGATCCTCTCTTGTGTAAATAGTTGattaattatatatgcatatataatctaTTTGAGGATAATACCAGGCGCTATATTTCTTCCAAATTAACTACGCAGAACATCTGTAACAAATAATCCTCCTGTAATCCTTAATAACCGCTGCTGAAGCTCCTGGACAATAAAGAATGCTATCCACGGTGTGGAGGATCAATCTGTATTAACTACAGTTAACTCTGAGCTGAAGAAATATTCCTTGAATGAATACTGTGTTTCTATTGTAGTAAATTGTATCCATTCGATGCTGTACTGAAGTTAGAGTAATACAAATAGTGTAACTGTATCTCATCTGCTGTGTGGAGAATCAATCTGTCTTAAATACATTTAACTCTGAGCTGAAGAAATATTCCTTGAATGAATACTGTGTTTCTATTGTAGTAAATTGTATCCATTCGATGCTGTACTGAAGTTAGAGTAATACAAATAGTGTAACTGTATCTCATCTGCTGTGTGGAGAATCAATCTGTCTTAAATACATTTAACTCTGAGCTGAAGAAATATTCCTTGAATGAATACTGTGTTTCTATTGTAGTAAATTGTATCCATTATGACTAGACTGGCTGGATTTAATTGTATGGGTTATTACTCCTATGAGCATTGGTAATTCAAACTTCCAAAAGCATTGAATTTAGTCTATAATCTATGTCCACCGATGTAATGATACATAGCCAGTTATATATTGTAGCTGAATAGGATTAATTCCCTATTTAACAAAGGGAAAtccgttaacactgtcagcaggtgatagtcactaACTCAAATTAATGTTCACAAGTCTGTGAGAAagtgataaataataataaatattaactaTAACTGACACCACTTAATGTGTTCCTTTAGTAGTGTCTATGGTGAATAGGTGCGCTTTAGAGATAGCATTACAGACCTTAGATGTCTTCAGTAAGGGCCTCCTGACACTTACTATATTCCGGAAAGGTAGCCACGCCTCCCTTGCCTGTCATTGGTGGACAGTGAAGCATACCTTGGATACAGGAGGGAATAGTGATGAGACGGAGATCAGCTCTGATGCTTAATACTGTAACGGCATGCCGCCGCTGCTCTGGCTGGTCATAGTTACGCTGGTACTCTTGTCCTGTCACTTCTCTTCACGGCCCCTCCGTCTGCCTTTGCTCTTGCCGGTAACCGCTCCCCCGGCTCTCTGGGCTCCACCACCCTGCAGGTCACTGCCGCTAATCTTGCCGGTCGTTTCTCTTCAcggccccgccggccgccgctgctctggcTGGTTACCTCTCAGCTGATGCTCTGGTCCTCTTCGTGGCCACGCCGGCCGCTTCTGCTCTGGCCGGTAACCGCTCCCCCGGCTTTCTGGGCTTCACGACCCTGCAGGTCTCTGCCGCTAAACTTGCCTGTCGCTTCTCTTCAtggccccgccggccgccgctgttaTGGCTGGTTACCGCTCAGCTGATGCTCTGGTCCTCTTCACGGCCCCGCCGGCCGCCGTTGCATCCAGCCGGTCACCGCTCCCCCGGATCTCTGGATGAGTTCTGTAAGAGGATCGCGGCTCACACCGGTCTCTGTTTGTCCACCCGGCTCTTTATTCCGCACAACACCTGACAGGAACAGCAGCTTGAGCCGGTCTCCTCTTCCCGGCGTTGGAAGGTAACAGCAGGTATCTTCCTTCTCTTCAGTGGGCTATCGCTCGTTAGGGGGCACCCTCCTCTCCACTGAGCCGCCAATGCTTACAGCACAGCTCTTGGTGGCGGTCAGGGAGAGATAGGAGTATCTCCCTTAGAGGTGCACACACGAGTCCCCAACAGCGCTTCAGCTCCCCCTTATATACTAgagccccaggggccacgagagCAGGCTCAGTCCTCAGGGGGTAGAAATTTCCCGCCTCTAGCTCGAGCTATAGTGCTCTTGTCCTCGTGCCTCACTGATTGCTGACAGAACAATGCAATCACCATTTTAGCCCCTCATAAGTCGAATAATATCATTCTGTTACTGGTACTAATGCAGAGTTACCACATGCTTATGATTAGTGTACAAGGAATTAAGTGTATTTTGGGTACAATTAAATAAATCACATTTAATCTCCAACGCATATACATTTAACTAACAATGAATAGTAATCAATTAATAGACACCAATAcgcataaatatatttatatatatatatatacacatattttatAACTAACGGTATACACACTGTAAAACATCCCTACATATCTCCCCCTGGTGATCCGAATCAATAAACAAATTCTTATTCGGGGCACCATTTAAGAGACCTGTTATCTATACGGGGTTACTACTCAGTTAGTAATTGACTCTCCTTATACCCAAAGTATGGCCAAGTATATATAAGGCTAGGATTCACCACTCTGGGCTCATAGCATGAATGTCCCAAATGATCATAAGTGAGAATCATAGGTGGATTACGTTCCCTATGGGGTCTTGAGTGGTATCCGGTTTCCATAGCACTTTGATTATTCATAAAGTCATATTCAGTACTGAGGTATGGGTCGGTTTCGTCCCAGGGAGTATCATTAGGTTCATTTATATTCCGGGTTTCAATGGAAGGAGGTCGGTAGTTATCCCTAGAGTCAATTAAAGAATCATACGTCTGAAAAGAGGTGGATAAGTGTTCCCCTGATTCCTCATCTGGAACATATGGAATTTCTTTATAAAAGAATCCCTGATTGATTCTTTCAGCCTCTGAACATTCAGTTGGGGAATAAGATGAAGACAGGGATGCTGACGGGCTTACCTGTCCTAACACtttatcatccatattagcattcTCTTTCTCAAATAAAATATCTTGACTAATTGGCATCAAATGTTGACGATGGTATGTTAAAATGGGACCCTCTTTATCTTCAGGCACTAGTTGATAAACAGGAATGTCAGGCAATTGTTTAAGTATTCGATATGGAATTTCTCTCCACCGATTTGATAGTTTTTGTCTTCTTGGATTTCCCAATCGTCTTAAAAGAACTCTATCACCAGGGAGTAACACTTGCTCTTTTACCTTAGCATCATATATCTGCTTATTCTTTTCACCTTGTCGTTCAGATACTCTCTTAGCAATGTCATGAGCGATCTTCAGCTCTTTCCTCAGGTTATTTACATAGGTATTATAGGTGGATGGATGATTAGAGGAAACAGATAAACCCAAAGAAACATCAATAGGTAGTCGAGCTTTTCTTCCAAACATAAGTGAATAGGGACTGTACCCGGTGGATTCATTTCTGGTGCAGTTGTAAGCATGAACCAGTTTATTAATAAAACGTTTCCATTGTAGCTTATGTTTGGGATCCAGAGTTCCTAACATATCAAGCAGAGTTCTGTTGAATCGCTCCGGCTGAGGATCCCCTTGAGGATGATATGGCGAGGTTCTAGATTTTCTTATCCCACAACAAATACACAGTTCTTTAATTAACTTGCTTTCGAAGTCTCTTCCCTGATCCGTATGGATGCGAGCTGGTAGCCCATAATGCACAAAGAAGTGATCCCAGAGGGTCTTAGCTACGGTTAAGGCTTTTTGGTCCCGGGTAACATAGGCCTGCGCGTATCGGGTAAAATGATCAGTGATGACAAGAATATTACTTTCCCTACCATTGGGCCCTTCTAAAGACAGAAAATCCATACAAACTAGTTCCATGGGCCCGGAGCTACTCAAATTGACCATCTTTGCGGAAGAAGTAGGCAACTTCTTTCTAAGAAcacagtttttacaatttttacaaTAATATTCAATCTCTTTACTCATGTAAGGCCAGTACACTCTCTCTTGTATTAGATGTAGAGTTTTATCCACCCCCAAATGTCCATGGTTATTATGCAGTGACTTGAGAACCATAGGAATATGGATTGAAGGAAGAACTAATTGATGCTTAGCTTGCCCCTCACTGGTAGTGGTTTTCCTAAAGAGGAGGCCTTGTCGGAACACTAATCTCTTCCTCTGTCGTAGCAAAGCTTTGCTTTTGAGAGAGAGATTACACTCCAATACTCTTCTGGAATTTCTCAAATGTTTGATGACAATGGCAATATCTGGATCTTGGTCTTGATCCTTTCGTAGTTGATCTTTGGAAATGATGGGTAATTCTCCTAGAGTAGCGGGATTAATCCAACAGTACATAGTAGGAAGAGAGTCTTCAGTAGCTCCCAACGAGTGTACAGCTCCTACTGAATTACTAGGTAACAGACGTATTTGATGACATAATCCTTGGAGCGCAGGAGCAGGTATCTCCACCCAATCATCATTAGAACTGACAACCAGGGGATGGGGTAGTCGGGATAGAGCATCAGCATCCACATTCAGCACTCCTGGCTTATATTTTAAAGTAAAGTGGTAATTTGACAAGGCTGCTAACCACCTATGTCCCGTGGAGTCTAATTTGGCGGTGGTATTAATATAGGTCAAAGGATTATTATCCGTGATCACCATGAAATGAACTCCATACAGATAATCGTGAAACTTATCCACTACAGCCCATTTTAAAGATAAAAATTCTAATTTATGGACAGCATAGTTCTTTTCACTGGCCGATAGACCTCGGCTGACATAAGCAATGGGCTTTAAATCAGTTTTATGTAGTTGGTATAGCACTCCTCCCAATCCTTCAAATGAAGCATCAATATGCAGTTCGTAAGGAAGCTCCGGATTCGCATATGACAGAACAGGAGAATGAGTTAGATGGAATTTTAGTTTTTCAAAAGCTTCTTCACAGGATGTAGTCCAACGATCACCAAATGCTTCATTGGGCTTGTGAAATCCTTTCAGATTTTGATCCCTAATCTTTGTTCGATCATGTTTGTAGGAAGGATATCCTTTCGTTAAATCATTTAAAGGACGGGCAATTCTGGAGTACTGAGGAACAAACCTCCGATAGTACCCACAGAATCCCAGGAACGATCTAAGATCCTTTAAAATATTTGGACGTGGCCAATTTTGTACAGCAGCTACCTTATCTGGGTCGGTAGAGACCCCCTCCCGGCTGACCACGTGACCCAGATATTTTACAGATGTTTGACAAAACTTACACTTGTCAATTGACAACTTTAACCCTCTTTTCTGAAGCCGGTCTAACACTTTTAACAATCGGTGGTTATGTTCGTCCAGGGTTCTTCCAAACACAATTAGATCATCTAGATAGACTAAAACTTCTCGGTAGCACATATCCCCTACCGTTTGTTCCATTGTTCGTTGAAAAGTTGCTGGGGCTCCTTTAATCCCTTGGGGCATCTTTAAAAACTCAAAAAAACCAATGGGACAAATAAAAGCCGTTTTAGGGCGGTCATCAGGATGCATGGGTATTTGATAGTAGCCACTCCTCATGTCAAGTACAGAGAACCACTGGCTGCCCTGTAAACAATCCAATGCTTCCTCCACTTTGGGGACAGTGTACTGGTCAGGAATTGTCCTATTGTTTAAGGTACGATAATCCACACATAATCTGATATCCCCATTCTTTTTTCTGGCTACTACAATGGGAGATGCATAAGGACTATCTGAGTCAGCAATAACTTGATTCTCCAATAAACCCTTTAAATGCTGTCTGACGTCGTCAAAATCTGCCGGTGCTAAACGCCTAGATCTTTCTCTAAAAGGAGTTTCATTATTCAGATGAATACGATGTTCTATTCCAAGGGCTGTTCCCAAATCCCATTCCCTTAAGGAGAAAACtggctttttttttattaattgggAAATTAGCTGTTCCTTCTCAGCCCCAGTGATATCACTATGTTGAAAGCACTCGGAAATTTTGTTAATAAATTCAGTCTCAGGGTCACTATGAATAACAGAAACTGAGGTAGTTGGGGAAGTTACACCCACTCTAGTTACCTTAACTGGATCTAATTCAGAAATTCCTATAGAGGCAGGGTTAGAGATCTTTTGTTGTTCCAAACACCAATCAGATAACATCTTAAATAAATTTGAATTAGTGCCTACAATTACAGACACTACCCCCTTATCTCCAGGAGAGTCAGGGCAAACTAAGGCTAGAAATGGTAATGGGTcttgatatccagctgattgtTGAGGAAATGCTATCTGAGTGACGACATATCCCAGGTATGGATACTTCTGTTCACTTAAACCCCAAATAGTTAATCCATCAAAAGGCATTAATGGGACATCAGACAGATGTTGATGGTACCAACTTTCAAAAATTATAGATACCTGAGATCCACTATCCAGTAAGGCGGTACAAAGGCATCCATTTAATAACACAGGCAACAGAGGGGCATGCCCCATCATTCCTTCAGGAATAACAGAGGGCCACTGGGTATTCCCCATTTTACAGACAATTATTGGTTGGGAGTCGGTGCGGGGTTCATCGACATCCCCTCTACGTTTCCCTGCGGTTCACCCTGATGTCTATCAAATGTAGTTACTAATGAAGGAAAACTTCTTCCTTGACTACATTCAAACGATCTATGTCCCAATTGTCCACATTTGTAACAAGTGATGTTGGAGTTATCTGCAATTCTTCTACTGAACCCTCTACCTCGTCCAGATGATGACAGTCTCGGCATACCAGATGATGTATTCTGTAAAGAAATCAACTGATCTAATTTCTTATTTTGGTCCTCTATTAACTTTAGTAACTGCTCATTTACTGACGAAACTTCGGGAGTTGGAACAATTACTTTAACTCGCTTTAGAGTCTTCTCTCTATTTTCAATCTGCACCTCTTCTAGTTTTACTTCTTTTATCAATTCACCTAAAGTAGGAGcaggatccctgggcaatatacaCCTTAAACGTTGAGCCACTGGGTTAGTAGTCAATGCCCCCCTTAATATATGTTTTAATCGTCTTTCATCAATTTCTTGTGGATCAATCCCCCCTTTATCTAACAGCTTGTATAGAATTTTGTCCAACCGATAAATATAAGTGGTGAGAGTTTCATTAGGCTCTTGATAAGTGTGGTTTAGCCTAGATAGAATGTCCCCGACATCTTCTATTGTTCCAAAAGAGTAGTCTAATGCCTCAAAATAATTTTTCAAAGTAGCTCGTGAATTACTTCTCCTTGTAGCATGAATTATCCCCAAAGCGGGTCCCCTCAAACTTTCCACAATCCtctgttttttttatatgttctgGGCATCTCCACTCCTCCGAATGTTGTACTGCCGCTTCCCGCCATACATCATAGCTCTCTTCTCCTGTAGGAACTGGCGTTACTCCCGAAAAAATTCTCAGTCTCCGatatcccccttcataatgccATCGTTCAAAATGACTAACCACTTTATCCATTACATTTTCAACTTGGGGATCTATTTTATCCTTATCTAATAATTCTTCTTCGGATGTATTACTTTTATTTTGATAATATCCTGCACTTGTACTCTCAATTTTACTATCTTCTTGTATAGTCTTCTGTCCCCCATCTACATACTTATCCACTGGCCACATTACTTTCCATTTTTTTCCAGGGGTCTTTTCAATTAAAATATTAGCTGGTATTACAGATGCATCTAattgattgtcattactaattaaaaTGGCACATATTTCATCATTAATACCTTTCCATTTATCTACAATATATGGTTGTTTTATTCCATACATTTTCTTTACTTCACTTACAATATCTTCATCTATTATTTCCATAAAATTTCCCAAAATGCTTAAACTTTTCTGTGCATCTACACCTTTGCTTTTACACCAGCTATATATATCTTCTCCCTTTATGAACTCCATTTCTATCTGTTTGTTCAGATCTCAGCcttagtgcctccaaatgtaacccccctTTCCTGGATTAAATTATCCGTTGTTTCACACCTTAatgtagtgcctccacccaaatatTTCTCTTCTTCATTAAGCATGAAAAAGGCTAAGGGTATATTTGGGAACACCCTGTAATACCGTTCAATGTAAATACCTAAATTAATTTAACTATCCCCTACTCATATCCTAATCTTTCTTTATTAACAGGTTACTACCTATTGATGACTGGTAGACAATTCGTCTCCACTTCAAGGAATCAGGTAAGTTAGGTTGAGGTCATACATAAATTTATTGTACTACATTGCATCATAGCACCACAATGGTGCACTCATAAATTTTGTATTATAATAATGAGATAAAACATTTCATAACTATAACTTTTATCTCTATCAATATATTTATATTCACACCAATAAATTATAGCatatacaatacatatataattatttataGTAATATTTCTCTATACGTCTACCCTTAATGTCCACAATAAGATATAGTCCGAATAGTTACTGGACTCCTCTTCTCAAATAAGTTTGTTTAGTAGACTAGGATCCTCTCTTGTGTAAATAGTTGattaattatatatgcatatataatctaTTTGAGGATAATACCAGGCGCTATATTTCTTCCAAATTAACTACGCAGAACATCTGTAACAAATAATCCTCCTGTAATCCTTAATAACCGCTGCTGAAGCTCCTGGACAATAAAGAATGCTATCCACGGTGTGGAGGATCAATCTGTATTAACTACAGTTAACTCTGAGCTGAAGAAATATTCCTTGAATGAATACTGTGTTTCTATTGTAGTAAATTGTATCCATTCGATGCTGTACTGAAGTTAGAGTAATACAAATAGTGTAACTGTATCTCATCTGCTGTGTGGAGAATCAATCTGTCTTAAATACATTTAACTCTGAGCTGAAGAAATATTCCTTGAATGAATACTGTGTTTCTATTGTAGTAAATTGTATCCATTCGATGCTGTACTGAAGTTAGAGTAATACAAATAGTGTAACTGTATCTCATCTGCTGTGTGGAGAATCAATCTGTCTTAAATACATTTAACTCTGAGCTGAAGAAATATTCCTTGAATGAATACTGTGTTTCTATTGTAGTAAATTGTATCCATTATGACTAGACTGGCTGGATTTAATTGTATGGGTTATTACTCCTATGAGCATTGGTAATTCAAACTTCCAAAAGCATTGAATTTAGTCTATAATCTATGTCCACCGATGTAATGATACATAGCCAGTTATATATTGTAGCTGAATAGGATTAATTCCCTATTTAACAAAGGGAAAtccgttaacactgtcagcaggtgatagtcactaACTCAAATTAATGTTCACAAGTCTGTGAGAAagtgataaataataa
Proteins encoded in this region:
- the LOC135057330 gene encoding paraneoplastic antigen Ma2 homolog, with the protein product MEFIKGEDIYSWCKSKGVDAQKSLSILGNFMEIIDEDIVSEVKKMYGIKQPYIVDKWKGINDEICAILISNDNQLDASVIPANILIEKTPGKKWKVMWPVDKYVDGGQKTIQEDSKIESTSAGYYQNKSNTSEEELLDKDKIDPQVENVMDKVVSHFERWHYEGGYRRLRIFSGVTPVPTGEESYDVWREAAVQHSEEWRCPEHIKKTEDCGKFEGTRFGDNSCYKEKLNHTYQEPNETLTTYIYRLDKILYKLLDKGGIDPQEIDERRLKHILRGALTTNPVAQRLRCILPRDPAPTLGELIKEVKLEEVQIENREKTLKRVKVIVPTPEVSSVNEQLLKLIEDQNKKLDQLISLQNTSSGMPRLSSSGRGRGFSRRIADNSNITCYKCGQLGHRSFECSQGRSFPSLVTTFDRHQGEPQGNVEGMSMNPAPTPNQ